Proteins from a genomic interval of Candidatus Neomarinimicrobiota bacterium:
- a CDS encoding GNAT family N-acetyltransferase: protein MYVENVLNPVILKATIDDIEPLSKLLRKENLPPDDIEKWIDFFLVLKNDNITIGGVGLEVWGEIGLFRSFVIAGEYRAKGFGKELYDAIMHEAKKMKLESVVLLAKGAVGFFEKNGFRFITRKEVPSEVKNSVQFNLKECETYSVMLKDL from the coding sequence ATGTATGTTGAAAACGTTTTAAACCCGGTAATCCTTAAAGCCACAATAGATGATATTGAACCGCTGAGCAAGCTCCTCAGAAAAGAGAACCTTCCGCCCGACGATATTGAAAAATGGATAGACTTTTTTTTAGTGCTGAAGAATGACAACATCACAATCGGGGGTGTCGGACTTGAAGTTTGGGGGGAAATCGGATTATTCAGGTCGTTTGTAATTGCCGGAGAATACAGGGCTAAAGGTTTCGGGAAAGAGCTTTATGACGCTATAATGCACGAAGCAAAAAAGATGAAGCTCGAGAGCGTAGTTCTTCTCGCCAAAGGCGCCGTTGGTTTTTTTGAAAAGAACGGGTTCAGATTCATCACAAGAAAAGAAGTTCCGTCGGAAGTTAAAAACTCGGTTCAATTCAATCTTAAAGAATGTGAAACATACAGCGTTATGCTAAAAGATCTCTGA
- a CDS encoding efflux RND transporter periplasmic adaptor subunit: MLRKTIYIIVGIIVILGGFGYYSAVNDHEETINAVPDNEDQKQDERKIKYWVAPMDPNFISDRPGKSPMGMDLVPVYEDKSGGSESVIIIDPTVVQNTGIMTTPVEIRSIFKEIRTIGLVDYDETRYTHIHTKVKGWIERLYVNFTGQRVKKNQALLDIYSPELVSTQEEYLSALSSLTTSSVGSEALLRSTRDRLSNWDITSEQIDKLERTGKVSKVMTLYSPFNGIVVEKKALAGMSVVEGMNLYAIADLSKVWVYADIYEFELPWLEEQQEAEMTLTYIPGKKFKGKVAYIYPYLDSKTRTIKVRLEFDNENGELKPGMYANIVIKAAERKNSIVIPKESVIHSGERDIVFISYGKGKFEPREVTLGVSGEGGYYEVLDGLTGNEMVVTSGQFMLDSESSLREAVRKRLRAMKRKSNDENMNMEME, translated from the coding sequence ATGTTAAGAAAAACCATATATATAATTGTAGGAATAATCGTGATATTGGGTGGATTCGGATATTATTCAGCTGTCAATGACCATGAAGAAACAATAAATGCTGTGCCTGATAATGAAGATCAGAAACAGGATGAGCGAAAGATAAAATACTGGGTAGCTCCGATGGACCCGAATTTCATCAGTGATAGACCGGGTAAATCTCCTATGGGAATGGACCTTGTGCCTGTATATGAGGATAAGAGCGGAGGTTCTGAATCAGTGATAATAATTGACCCTACAGTTGTTCAGAACACCGGAATAATGACAACCCCGGTTGAAATACGCAGCATATTTAAAGAGATTAGAACTATTGGGCTCGTTGATTATGACGAGACACGATACACTCACATTCACACTAAGGTCAAGGGTTGGATTGAGCGTCTCTACGTAAATTTTACAGGTCAGAGAGTTAAAAAAAACCAGGCGTTGCTTGATATTTACAGTCCTGAACTTGTCTCAACACAGGAAGAATATCTCTCAGCGCTATCGAGCCTTACCACCAGTAGTGTAGGTTCTGAAGCACTTTTGCGTTCCACAAGAGACCGGTTATCAAATTGGGATATAACTTCGGAACAGATAGATAAGCTCGAACGAACCGGTAAGGTGAGCAAAGTAATGACCCTATACTCTCCCTTTAACGGTATTGTAGTTGAAAAAAAGGCTTTAGCGGGAATGAGCGTAGTTGAAGGGATGAATCTTTACGCCATCGCCGACCTATCAAAAGTATGGGTCTATGCAGATATTTATGAGTTCGAGTTGCCCTGGCTGGAAGAGCAGCAGGAAGCCGAAATGACTCTTACTTATATACCGGGAAAGAAATTCAAAGGCAAGGTAGCGTATATCTATCCGTATTTGGATTCTAAGACAAGAACAATAAAGGTAAGGCTTGAGTTCGATAACGAAAATGGTGAACTTAAACCGGGAATGTACGCTAACATTGTTATAAAAGCTGCAGAGAGAAAAAACTCAATTGTAATACCGAAGGAATCTGTTATACATTCAGGAGAACGTGATATAGTATTCATCTCTTATGGAAAGGGGAAATTCGAGCCTCGCGAAGTTACTCTTGGAGTCTCCGGCGAAGGAGGATATTATGAGGTTCTTGACGGGCTTACAGGAAATGAAATGGTAGTTACTTCCGGTCAGTTTATGCTTGATTCCGAAAGTAGCTTAAGAGAAGCCGTCAGGAAAAGGTTAAGAGCGATGAAGAGAAAATCAAATGATGAGAATATGAATATGGAAATGGAGTAG
- a CDS encoding ubiquinol-cytochrome c reductase iron-sulfur subunit has protein sequence MNWTDNDNMETANSRRGFLKKITVGVYGLLTFIVGLPLISFFISPAFKKSREEWIDVGAAKDFNSSEPVAVKYDINLKDGWNLKKASATVWVYKSAGELVAISPICTHLGCTVSFDSERGSFACPCHGGLYDKSGIVIGGPPPKPLMRHKTKIANGKLIIGKTIDYKASVA, from the coding sequence ATGAATTGGACCGATAATGATAATATGGAAACAGCAAATTCAAGAAGAGGCTTTCTCAAAAAAATAACCGTAGGAGTTTACGGCTTACTGACTTTTATAGTGGGACTGCCTCTTATATCTTTTTTTATTTCGCCTGCGTTTAAAAAGTCCAGAGAAGAATGGATAGATGTTGGAGCTGCAAAGGATTTCAACTCATCCGAACCTGTCGCCGTAAAGTACGATATAAATTTGAAGGACGGATGGAATCTGAAAAAAGCGTCCGCTACCGTTTGGGTATATAAATCGGCAGGGGAACTTGTTGCTATATCGCCAATTTGCACTCATCTCGGCTGTACCGTTTCGTTCGACAGTGAGAGGGGAAGCTTTGCATGCCCGTGTCATGGCGGTCTTTATGATAAATCGGGAATTGTTATCGGCGGACCTCCACCCAAGCCGTTGATGAGACATAAAACTAAAATCGCTAACGGGAAACTGATAATCGGTAAAACGATAGATTACAAAGCGAGTGTCGCATAA
- a CDS encoding cytochrome b N-terminal domain-containing protein: protein MINTIINWVDERLHLKKGFKELLDEPLAEGVGWTHIFGSISLFLFILQAATGIFLSMFYAGTPEAAHLSVNYIQNELFLGSFVRGLHHWGSSFFVVFVVIHLLRTFLYAAYKYPRELTWIFGVVLLNLVLAFGLTGYLLPWDQKAYWATVVTLNISGTAPVFGEIIQKILQGGEIIGAVTLSHFYSLHTIVLPILTAGAVAIHVFLQKRQGITPPFKSEGEEVKYTSHFWPDQLLKDGIAILIVFILLSGFAIYFEAPLEDIANPTDTSYVPKPEWYFLSMYQLQKYFPGNLEIIGTIIIPTIGVLALMLLPFYDKNRSRKLKDRKLALTLMSFALIAVGVLTLLGSYDDVIAVKPSSVNDSASPDKETSTRIQPFELAGRYIYENGSCVQCHNIGGVNGTGKSDLLKSAGKFDDKWKAAHFIKPSPEIEEVKFRTDQSAALTSFVARLSTPQKSQLLETPDNITFAANLFLNYNCGVCHAIESETPGFGPNLAGVTKKYDRNYIYEHLIDPQKFVPASIMPKFSRLPENELNALTDLMYYIDK, encoded by the coding sequence GTGATTAACACAATAATCAACTGGGTGGATGAACGTCTCCATCTTAAAAAAGGATTTAAGGAGCTCCTCGACGAACCGCTTGCTGAAGGAGTGGGCTGGACACACATATTCGGCAGTATCTCTCTCTTTCTTTTCATCCTGCAAGCTGCAACGGGCATATTCCTCTCAATGTTTTATGCCGGTACTCCCGAAGCGGCTCATCTAAGCGTAAATTATATTCAGAACGAGCTATTTTTAGGCAGCTTCGTTCGCGGGCTTCATCATTGGGGTTCGAGTTTTTTTGTGGTATTTGTCGTTATTCATCTGTTAAGGACTTTTCTTTACGCCGCATATAAATACCCGCGAGAGTTGACGTGGATATTCGGAGTCGTACTGCTTAATCTCGTTCTTGCTTTCGGGCTAACCGGCTACCTTCTTCCATGGGATCAAAAGGCGTATTGGGCTACTGTGGTAACTCTGAATATATCGGGCACTGCTCCCGTATTTGGAGAGATCATACAAAAGATTCTGCAGGGGGGAGAGATAATCGGTGCGGTGACACTTTCACATTTCTATTCGCTTCATACCATAGTGCTTCCCATTTTGACGGCAGGAGCAGTCGCCATACACGTATTTTTGCAAAAAAGACAGGGAATCACTCCGCCGTTCAAATCAGAGGGTGAAGAAGTGAAATACACATCTCATTTCTGGCCCGATCAGCTCCTGAAAGATGGAATTGCAATACTTATCGTATTTATATTGCTTTCAGGATTTGCAATATACTTTGAAGCGCCTCTTGAAGATATCGCAAATCCCACCGATACATCATACGTACCGAAACCCGAATGGTATTTTCTTTCGATGTATCAACTTCAAAAATATTTTCCGGGCAATCTCGAAATAATAGGAACAATAATAATACCAACAATAGGAGTACTCGCACTAATGCTGCTGCCGTTTTACGATAAAAACAGATCAAGAAAATTGAAAGACCGGAAATTAGCCCTAACTTTAATGTCATTTGCTCTTATTGCCGTGGGAGTGCTCACTTTATTAGGTTCTTATGATGATGTGATTGCTGTGAAGCCATCGTCTGTCAATGATTCCGCTTCACCTGATAAGGAAACCTCCACAAGAATTCAGCCTTTCGAGTTGGCGGGAAGGTATATTTATGAGAACGGTTCATGCGTTCAATGCCACAACATCGGCGGAGTTAACGGAACCGGAAAATCAGACCTTTTAAAATCTGCCGGAAAGTTTGATGATAAATGGAAAGCGGCACACTTCATAAAACCATCCCCCGAAATTGAAGAAGTTAAGTTCAGAACCGATCAATCCGCGGCGTTAACTTCATTTGTCGCAAGGCTGTCAACTCCTCAGAAGAGCCAACTTTTAGAAACACCGGATAATATCACATTCGCCGCTAATTTGTTCTTGAATTATAACTGTGGTGTCTGCCATGCGATTGAAAGTGAAACACCCGGGTTTGGTCCGAACTTAGCAGGGGTCACAAAAAAATATGACCGGAATTATATCTACGAACATCTTATAGACCCGCAAAAATTTGTGCCTGCGAGTATAATGCCGAAATTCAGCAGACTCCCTGAAAACGAGTTGAACGCATTAACAGATTTGATGTACTATATAGATAAATAG
- a CDS encoding zinc ribbon domain-containing protein, translating to MKSKSNLIIYMILFVSLHYSNVVLAQENPIHISTMKISLWSEYDNQNVLVMYKGSVSANVKLPVKIKFSIIPGVEPHVASVTPTNDHIHDPFDIEKEEGDTYVKFLLKERDFAIEYYYKAFPKLGSNKSFIYNYKSYYPIKSFSYEIQQPISATNFITQPSSIRTVSDSKGILNHLVLTGKVAAGEIKTVSVSYFKSSKKTSLQLLENPDGKWSAYNIISTIVLVMLVGLLIKSYIKKGGGKRSKIQRAGAKRAAQKVQSHNQERKIPVEKLEYRSDRVPKFCSNCGEKADVDANFCGSCGNSLG from the coding sequence ATGAAAAGTAAATCAAATCTGATAATATACATGATTCTGTTCGTATCATTGCATTATAGCAATGTCGTGTTGGCTCAGGAAAATCCTATTCATATTTCAACAATGAAGATATCTCTTTGGTCAGAATATGATAATCAAAATGTGCTTGTGATGTATAAAGGGAGCGTAAGCGCGAACGTGAAATTGCCGGTCAAAATTAAATTCAGCATCATTCCGGGCGTTGAGCCGCACGTGGCATCTGTTACGCCGACCAATGACCACATTCATGACCCTTTCGATATTGAAAAAGAAGAAGGTGATACCTACGTAAAATTCCTCTTAAAAGAAAGGGATTTTGCAATTGAATATTATTATAAAGCGTTCCCAAAGTTGGGATCGAACAAATCGTTTATCTATAATTATAAATCGTATTATCCGATAAAAAGTTTTTCATACGAAATTCAGCAGCCGATAAGCGCAACGAATTTTATCACACAGCCCTCAAGCATCAGAACTGTTTCAGACAGCAAAGGAATTCTCAACCATTTAGTCCTGACAGGTAAAGTAGCAGCAGGCGAGATTAAAACTGTCAGCGTGAGCTATTTTAAATCGAGTAAAAAGACAAGTTTACAATTATTAGAAAACCCTGACGGGAAATGGAGCGCATATAATATAATTTCCACAATTGTACTCGTGATGTTAGTTGGTTTGCTTATTAAGTCTTACATTAAAAAAGGCGGCGGAAAGAGGAGCAAAATTCAAAGAGCAGGCGCTAAAAGAGCCGCTCAGAAAGTACAGAGTCATAATCAAGAGAGAAAAATTCCCGTTGAGAAATTGGAGTATAGATCCGATAGAGTTCCAAAATTCTGCTCTAATTGCGGAGAAAAAGCAGATGTTGATGCGAATTTCTGCGGAAGTTGCGGTAACTCATTAGGTTAA
- a CDS encoding TolC family protein: MKYLFVVIISFVSLTTVAAQESEPKSDVISVEEAINVALESHPSLKAAEWKAKRAVEISKQAGSWKDPMITFGLVNIPYESFAFNREPMTGKKVSLMQQVPFPGKLGAKKAAALSEAEAVSEEISELEGYLVKRVKESYYNIFAIDWSIKITNESLDLLSRFVDIAETRYSVGRGIQQDVLKAQVELSKFEERLIKLQFKRVKSVAKLNTLMNRDSNSPIKVIEIFTPTKFEYTEMELIELAEEQRPALKAARYRIASKERLADYSRKLKMPDFGIGVAYTQRDELVGGNLLGADFISMTVGFSLPIKPGNRQSSKVEQSEAATQMEREIYNNFFNNVKQDLKIYYAEVEKGKKLISLYEERLLPQAEQSFNSALSGYQVDKVDFITLLNNEVTLFNYRINYYRILTDYEKSIAAIEAVAGFRINK; the protein is encoded by the coding sequence GTGAAATACTTATTTGTAGTAATTATCAGTTTCGTCTCACTGACAACAGTGGCGGCGCAAGAGTCGGAACCCAAAAGCGACGTTATCTCTGTCGAGGAAGCGATCAATGTTGCATTAGAATCGCATCCGTCTCTTAAGGCGGCGGAGTGGAAGGCTAAAAGAGCCGTAGAGATATCGAAACAAGCCGGTTCGTGGAAGGATCCGATGATAACTTTCGGATTAGTGAACATACCCTATGAGAGTTTTGCTTTCAATCGAGAGCCGATGACAGGAAAAAAGGTATCGCTCATGCAGCAAGTTCCATTTCCCGGAAAACTCGGCGCAAAAAAAGCGGCGGCACTATCGGAAGCAGAGGCAGTAAGTGAGGAAATTTCCGAGCTCGAAGGATACCTTGTAAAAAGGGTTAAGGAAAGTTACTATAATATATTCGCTATTGATTGGTCTATTAAGATTACGAATGAAAGTCTCGATTTACTCTCGAGATTTGTCGATATTGCGGAAACGAGATATTCAGTAGGAAGGGGGATTCAGCAGGACGTATTAAAAGCTCAGGTGGAACTCTCCAAATTTGAGGAGCGGCTGATAAAATTACAGTTTAAGAGGGTAAAATCTGTCGCGAAGCTGAATACTCTTATGAACAGAGATTCTAATTCGCCTATCAAAGTTATCGAAATTTTTACTCCGACGAAATTTGAATATACTGAAATGGAACTAATTGAATTAGCAGAGGAACAAAGACCCGCGCTGAAAGCCGCAAGATACCGTATTGCAAGTAAAGAACGATTGGCTGATTATTCCCGAAAACTTAAGATGCCGGATTTCGGGATCGGAGTGGCATATACACAGCGGGACGAGTTGGTCGGAGGGAATTTGCTGGGTGCAGACTTTATATCAATGACTGTGGGATTTAGCCTGCCGATAAAACCCGGGAACAGACAATCGAGTAAAGTTGAGCAATCTGAAGCAGCAACCCAGATGGAACGGGAAATATATAATAATTTTTTTAATAATGTTAAACAAGACCTTAAAATTTATTATGCTGAGGTGGAGAAAGGTAAAAAGCTGATTTCACTTTATGAAGAGCGGCTGCTGCCTCAGGCAGAACAAAGCTTTAACTCCGCCCTATCAGGTTATCAGGTAGATAAAGTGGATTTTATCACGCTACTGAATAATGAGGTCACGCTATTTAATTACAGAATTAATTACTATCGCATATTAACTGATTATGAAAAATCAATTGCGGCAATCGAAGCCGTCGCCGGCTTCCGAATAAATAAGTAG